The Zestosphaera sp. DNA window CCTATATACATGTCGTCTTGTATTACGTTAAACTCCCATAAACCAACCTTAAGTAGCACGTCTTTCTTGTACAGAGTTCCACTACCTAAAGGGAAAACCATGAGACCGAGGTTGTGCCTACTCTTGTATAGCGTGTCTACCACATACTTCATACTGTACGTCAGGGAGACACCGAGCTTCGTCTTTCTGTAAGTATAGCCTAACCATCTAGCTACACACGCATCATACCCCAACTCAATACACGAGATTAGTTTAGGTATGGTGTCTTCATGCAATCTTGAGTCAGCATCTAAGAAAAGAATCAAGTCATGTCTAGAATTAAGAACCCCATAATTTAGGGCGGCGGCCCTGCCTTTAGGTCCTTCGGTTCTCACAACGAACTTGAAATTATTGAGTCCTAGTTTTGAGGCATATTCTTCAGAAACTCTCTTAAGTTCTAATCCTGTTTCGGGAGGGTCATCACATATAATCAAGACTTCATACTCGCGGTTCAGAGTACTTAAGCCCTTACTTAGATTGTCTATCAATTCAAGTATTAGGTGTTCCGGCTCATTCTTCACAGGCACTACCACACTGACGCCAGAATTTAGGAGACTACTACTCACCCGTACTTCTTTCTTCCTATTCTCTTCGCCAAGAAAGTACATGACGCTGTGAATAAACATTACTAAAATACTCGGCATTATTAGGAAGACATAAATCAGCAGCCTGATTATCTCGTTCATTGTTACTCCCTACACTAAACATAATACTAAGAGGTAGACTTTAATAACGTTTAATACCTAATAACTTAGGTAAGACGCGTAAGATTAGAGCAGGATTGAGAGACTTAAAGCATGAAAACTTTTATAGTCTTTTGTTTAAGTAAAACTTAGACAAGGTGTGACACTCTTGACTCATCTGGATGATGTAGTTGAGTGGTTAAAGACTTACGGCTCTTCTTTTGTGAACGCCAGGAAGATCTCGAGAAAATTCAACGTGAATAGTAAGGTAGCAGCACACATACTAAAACAACTCAAG harbors:
- a CDS encoding glycosyltransferase family 2 protein, with the protein product MNEIIRLLIYVFLIMPSILVMFIHSVMYFLGEENRKKEVRVSSSLLNSGVSVVVPVKNEPEHLILELIDNLSKGLSTLNREYEVLIICDDPPETGLELKRVSEEYASKLGLNNFKFVVRTEGPKGRAAALNYGVLNSRHDLILFLDADSRLHEDTIPKLISCIELGYDACVARWLGYTYRKTKLGVSLTYSMKYVVDTLYKSRHNLGLMVFPLGSGTLYKKDVLLKVGLWEFNVIQDDMYIG